One segment of Bacteroidota bacterium DNA contains the following:
- a CDS encoding protein-tyrosine-phosphatase, with protein MKPKILFVCGRNKWRSPTAEKLYRNDSRISVRSAGMSSKSNHKISDNDILWADLILVMEGNYKSWILGKHNHLQLPPIENLDIPDEYEYMDSELIELIKIGVEYHIQHSVNI; from the coding sequence GTGAAACCTAAAATTCTATTTGTTTGTGGTCGTAACAAGTGGCGAAGTCCCACAGCTGAAAAACTTTATCGAAATGATTCACGCATTAGTGTTAGATCAGCTGGTATGAGTAGTAAAAGTAATCATAAGATATCTGATAATGATATTTTGTGGGCTGATCTAATTCTTGTTATGGAAGGAAATTATAAATCTTGGATTCTGGGAAAACATAATCATTTACAATTACCACCTATTGAAAATTTAGATATTCCTGACGAATACGAATATATGGACTCCGAATTGATCGAATTGATTAAAATAGGAGTAGAATATCATATTCAACACAGTGTCAATATATAA